A part of Kitasatospora acidiphila genomic DNA contains:
- a CDS encoding pyridoxal phosphate-dependent decarboxylase family protein translates to MSTAPNRMHRPDNELVDLVFGYMRERLQYDPVPLDHPGDGEQLRAHLAGLLNEHGNNPADVLKLYDHELSRAVISADSPRYLSFIPCAPTKAALLFDMVVSCASLQGISWLEAAGAIAAENQVLRLIADRAGLPETAGGTFVSGGSAGNLSALVVARDTARRKLGVGPEARLRIAVADQVHSSVKNTFNIIGVEAFKVPTVDRRFTGEALRAALAADPNPETVIAVVGTAGTTNEGIIDDLQGLSEVTRERGLWFHVDGAYGGAGLFAPSIRERYNGIEHADSFVVDPHKWLFAPFDCAALLYREPRLAKAVHTQDAGYLDVLHHEGDEWNPTDYAYHLTRRARGLPLWFSLAVHGTQAYTDAIEEGLTLARDTAQLIRETEHLELLHDPQLSAVCFRRTGWTEQQYYDWSHQLLADQIGFVTPTGWDGETVARFAFLHPGTTMEMVREILDTMA, encoded by the coding sequence GTGAGCACCGCACCCAACCGCATGCACCGGCCCGACAACGAGCTGGTCGACCTGGTCTTCGGCTACATGCGCGAGCGGCTGCAGTACGACCCGGTGCCGCTCGACCACCCCGGGGACGGCGAGCAGCTGCGCGCGCACCTGGCCGGCCTGCTGAACGAGCACGGCAACAACCCGGCCGATGTGCTCAAGCTCTACGACCACGAGCTGTCCCGCGCGGTGATCTCCGCCGACAGCCCGCGCTACCTCTCCTTCATCCCGTGCGCGCCGACCAAGGCCGCGCTGCTCTTCGACATGGTGGTCTCCTGCGCCTCGCTGCAGGGCATCTCCTGGCTGGAGGCGGCCGGTGCGATCGCCGCCGAGAACCAGGTGCTGCGCCTGATAGCCGACCGGGCCGGGCTGCCCGAGACGGCCGGCGGCACCTTCGTCTCCGGTGGCTCGGCCGGCAACCTCTCGGCGCTGGTGGTGGCCCGCGACACGGCCCGCCGCAAGCTGGGCGTCGGCCCGGAGGCCCGGCTGCGGATCGCGGTGGCCGACCAGGTGCACTCCTCGGTGAAGAACACCTTCAACATCATCGGCGTGGAGGCCTTCAAGGTCCCGACCGTGGACCGCCGGTTCACCGGCGAGGCGCTGCGGGCCGCGCTGGCCGCCGACCCCAACCCCGAAACCGTCATCGCCGTGGTCGGCACCGCCGGCACCACCAACGAGGGCATCATCGACGACCTGCAGGGCCTGTCCGAGGTCACCCGGGAGCGCGGCCTGTGGTTCCACGTGGACGGCGCGTACGGTGGCGCCGGCCTGTTCGCCCCCTCGATCCGGGAGCGCTACAACGGCATCGAGCACGCCGACTCCTTCGTCGTCGACCCGCACAAGTGGCTGTTCGCGCCCTTCGACTGCGCCGCGCTGCTCTACCGCGAGCCGCGCCTGGCCAAGGCCGTGCACACCCAGGACGCCGGCTACCTGGACGTGCTGCACCACGAGGGCGACGAGTGGAACCCCACCGACTACGCCTACCACCTGACCCGCCGGGCCCGCGGCCTGCCGCTCTGGTTCTCGCTCGCGGTGCACGGCACCCAGGCCTACACCGACGCGATCGAGGAGGGCCTCACGCTGGCCCGGGACACCGCCCAGCTGATCCGCGAGACCGAGCACCTGGAACTGCTGCACGACCCGCAGCTCTCCGCGGTCTGCTTCCGCCGCACCGGCTGGACCGAGCAGCAGTACTACGACTGGTCGCACCAGCTGCTCGCCGACCAGATCGGCTTCGTCACCCCCACCGGCTGGGACGGCGAGACGGTGGCCCGGTTCGCGTTCCTGCACCCGGGCACCACCATGGAGATGGTCCGGGAGATCCTGGACACCATGGCCTGA
- a CDS encoding L,D-transpeptidase has protein sequence MALTPLLAGPLAACSGSGDSIATPHTIDAGRLVHTSAGADADPGKPFTVTAQGGTVTDVTLSGPDGKQVAGALDPDGHGWHSTAPLLPATHYRARIAAADRRGGRGQTTAEFTTKAADITLTVALGPDLGRDTYGVGEPLTAELSEPITDPAYRQRVEQALTVTSMPAVTGAWYWVDAKNLHFRPKDYWPTGAKVKLGWAGQGTAIDDHGMYGGPATGVAFTVGDRVEAVVDAASDQLTFKRNGQVVSTMPVTTGKPGFDTRNGIKVVLGQERSVQMKSETIGIAEGSSEAYDLHVEWATRVTWSGEYVHAAPWSVGSQGVANVSHGCTGMSTENAKWFYENTRVGDIVQVVNSKGHQMEPFGNGFGDWNLSWDDWLKGSALGKPVSTDAPPAAAQAAATLKPQF, from the coding sequence CTGGCACTCACCCCGCTGCTGGCCGGGCCGCTCGCGGCCTGCTCCGGCAGCGGCGACTCAATAGCCACGCCGCACACGATCGACGCCGGCCGTCTGGTGCACACCTCGGCCGGGGCCGACGCCGACCCGGGCAAGCCGTTCACGGTGACCGCACAGGGCGGCACCGTCACCGACGTGACGCTGAGCGGTCCGGACGGCAAGCAGGTGGCCGGCGCGCTGGACCCCGACGGGCACGGCTGGCACAGCACCGCCCCGCTGCTGCCGGCCACCCACTACCGCGCTCGGATCGCGGCCGCCGACCGCCGCGGCGGTCGCGGCCAGACCACCGCGGAGTTCACCACCAAGGCGGCCGACATCACGCTCACCGTGGCGCTCGGCCCCGACCTGGGCCGGGACACCTACGGCGTGGGCGAGCCGCTGACCGCGGAGCTGTCCGAGCCGATCACCGACCCCGCCTACCGCCAGCGCGTCGAGCAGGCCCTCACGGTGACCTCCATGCCCGCGGTGACCGGCGCCTGGTACTGGGTGGACGCCAAGAACCTGCACTTCCGCCCGAAGGACTACTGGCCCACCGGCGCCAAGGTGAAGCTCGGCTGGGCCGGCCAGGGCACGGCGATCGACGACCACGGGATGTACGGCGGCCCGGCCACCGGCGTCGCATTCACGGTCGGCGACCGGGTGGAGGCCGTCGTGGACGCCGCCAGCGACCAGCTCACCTTCAAGCGCAACGGCCAGGTGGTGAGCACCATGCCGGTCACCACCGGCAAGCCCGGCTTCGACACCCGCAACGGCATCAAGGTGGTGCTCGGCCAGGAACGCTCGGTGCAGATGAAGAGCGAGACCATCGGCATCGCCGAGGGCAGCAGCGAGGCCTACGACCTCCATGTCGAGTGGGCCACCCGGGTGACCTGGAGCGGCGAGTACGTGCACGCCGCACCCTGGTCGGTGGGCTCCCAGGGCGTCGCGAACGTCAGCCACGGCTGCACCGGCATGAGCACCGAGAACGCCAAGTGGTTCTACGAGAACACCCGGGTCGGCGACATCGTCCAGGTGGTCAACAGCAAGGGGCACCAGATGGAGCCGTTCGGCAACGGCTTCGGGGACTGGAACCTGAGCTGGGACGACTGGCTGAAGGGCAGCGCGCTGGGCAAGCCGGTCAGCACCGACGCCCCGCCGGCGGCCGCGCAGGCCGCCGCCACCCTGAAGCCGCAGTTCTAG
- a CDS encoding cysteine desulfurase/sulfurtransferase TusA family protein has protein sequence MPPTENVYFDAATTAPLHPVARQALTAALDEGWADPARLYRSGRQARMLLDAARETVAEVLGARPDEVSFTASGTQAVQLGMLGALRGRRRTGRHLVHSAVEHSSVLHTAERFEADGGEVAAVPVDRQGRVSPAEFAAAVRPDTALAVLQSANHEVGTVQPVAETAELLHAQGNEHCPLLVDAAQSAGRLPVPAGWSLLTASAHKWGGPPGVGVLAVRKGSRFNSALSADEREGGRVPGFVNVPAIVAAAASLRAVQAEAAAENARLHALVERIRAAVPRLVPEVEVVGDPVARLPHIVTFSCLYVDGEVLLGELDRAGFAVSSGSSCTSSTLTPSHVLAAMGVLTEGNVRLSLPSGTTAEQVERFLTVLPELVARVREPLGLDLPAPAGAAGSELVVDQLGKRCPLPVIELAKRIGEVPVGGLVVVLADDEAARLDIPAWCEMRGQAYEGEAPADAYGADRGFAYLVRRVS, from the coding sequence GTGCCGCCCACTGAGAACGTCTACTTCGACGCCGCCACCACCGCCCCACTGCACCCCGTCGCCCGGCAGGCGCTGACCGCAGCGCTGGACGAGGGCTGGGCCGACCCGGCCCGGCTCTACCGCTCCGGACGGCAGGCCCGGATGCTGCTCGACGCCGCCCGCGAGACCGTGGCCGAGGTGCTGGGCGCCCGCCCCGACGAGGTCTCCTTCACCGCCAGCGGCACCCAGGCCGTCCAGCTGGGCATGCTCGGCGCGCTGCGCGGGCGCCGCCGGACGGGCCGTCACCTGGTGCACTCGGCGGTGGAGCACTCCAGCGTGCTGCACACCGCGGAGCGGTTCGAGGCGGACGGCGGGGAGGTGGCGGCGGTTCCGGTGGACCGGCAGGGCCGGGTCTCCCCCGCCGAGTTCGCCGCCGCGGTGCGGCCGGACACCGCGCTCGCCGTGCTGCAGTCGGCCAACCACGAGGTGGGCACGGTCCAGCCGGTGGCCGAGACCGCCGAGCTGCTCCATGCCCAAGGGAATGAGCACTGTCCGCTGCTGGTGGACGCCGCGCAGAGCGCCGGGCGGCTGCCGGTCCCGGCCGGCTGGTCGCTGCTGACGGCCAGTGCGCACAAGTGGGGCGGGCCGCCCGGGGTCGGGGTGCTGGCGGTGCGCAAGGGCAGCCGGTTCAACTCCGCGCTGTCGGCCGACGAGCGGGAGGGCGGCCGGGTGCCCGGCTTCGTCAATGTGCCCGCGATCGTGGCCGCGGCGGCCTCGCTGCGCGCCGTCCAGGCCGAGGCGGCGGCCGAGAACGCCCGGCTGCACGCCCTGGTGGAGCGGATCCGGGCCGCGGTGCCGCGGCTGGTGCCGGAGGTGGAGGTGGTCGGCGATCCGGTCGCCCGGCTGCCGCACATCGTCACCTTCTCCTGCCTCTACGTGGACGGCGAGGTGCTGCTCGGCGAGCTGGACCGGGCCGGCTTCGCGGTCTCCTCCGGCTCCTCCTGCACGTCGAGCACCCTGACCCCGAGCCATGTGCTGGCCGCGATGGGTGTGCTGACGGAGGGCAACGTGCGCCTCTCGCTGCCCTCCGGGACCACCGCCGAGCAGGTGGAGCGGTTCCTCACGGTGCTGCCCGAACTGGTCGCCCGGGTCCGCGAACCGCTGGGGCTGGACCTGCCGGCGCCCGCGGGTGCGGCCGGTTCCGAACTGGTGGTCGATCAACTGGGCAAGCGCTGTCCGCTGCCGGTGATCGAGCTGGCCAAGCGGATCGGCGAGGTGCCGGTGGGCGGGCTGGTGGTGGTGCTGGCCGACGACGAGGCCGCCCGCCTCGACATCCCGGCCTGGTGCGAGATGCGCGGGCAGGCCTACGAGGGCGAAGCCCCGGCCGACGCCTACGGGGCGGACCGGGGCTTCGCCTACCTGGTGCGGCGGGTCAGCTAG
- a CDS encoding cytochrome c oxidase subunit 4, with protein MKEQGKIFAGFAAFILIMAIVYGVWTDSSKGHPEAAGTTALFLAFGLCAFIAFYLGFTARRVDLGAGDNPEAEVSDDAGEMGFFAPHSWQPLSLAIGGALAFCGVIFGWWLMFWAVPIILIGLYGWVFEFYRGENRNQ; from the coding sequence ATGAAGGAACAAGGCAAGATCTTCGCGGGCTTCGCCGCCTTCATCCTGATCATGGCGATCGTGTACGGCGTCTGGACCGACTCGAGCAAGGGTCACCCCGAGGCAGCCGGCACCACGGCACTCTTCCTGGCCTTCGGCCTGTGTGCCTTCATCGCCTTCTACCTGGGCTTCACGGCCCGACGGGTGGACCTGGGCGCGGGCGACAACCCCGAGGCCGAGGTCTCGGACGACGCCGGTGAGATGGGCTTCTTCGCCCCGCACAGCTGGCAGCCGCTCTCCCTGGCGATCGGTGGCGCCCTCGCTTTCTGCGGCGTCATCTTCGGCTGGTGGCTGATGTTCTGGGCCGTCCCGATCATCCTGATCGGCCTGTACGGCTGGGTCTTCGAGTTCTACCGCGGCGAGAACCGGAACCAGTAG
- a CDS encoding GNAT family N-acetyltransferase — MILRQLHDSNAEAETVREIALAAFSPLSPGPAHRPTEAENVFHRARTRHLVAHDPQGCWLAVVDGRPVGFALSLRREGVWVLALTAVLPDFQGKGIGRLLLDRAAGHGRGCLRGMMTVSTDPAAARRYRRAGFSLYPAMRLTGEIDRSALREVGELPVHRGTERQLDLLDSIDRRVRGAAHGVDHRLMLAHYDELLVVDTLAGSGYCYRDGGTVKLLAATSRRLAARLLREALARVPQGARAKVEHATAEQEWAVDVGLDLGLTLENAGYLALRGMRPPTAYLPSGAFL; from the coding sequence ATGATCCTGCGTCAGCTGCATGACTCGAATGCCGAGGCCGAGACCGTCCGGGAGATCGCGCTGGCCGCCTTCAGCCCGCTCTCCCCGGGGCCGGCGCACCGGCCCACCGAGGCGGAGAACGTCTTCCACCGGGCCCGGACCAGGCATCTGGTCGCCCACGACCCCCAGGGCTGCTGGCTGGCGGTGGTGGACGGGCGGCCGGTGGGGTTCGCGCTCTCGCTGCGCCGCGAGGGTGTGTGGGTGCTGGCGCTCACGGCGGTGCTGCCCGACTTCCAGGGCAAGGGAATCGGGCGGCTGCTGCTCGACCGGGCCGCCGGGCACGGGCGCGGCTGCCTGCGCGGCATGATGACCGTCTCGACCGACCCGGCCGCCGCCCGCCGCTACCGCCGGGCCGGCTTCAGCCTCTACCCGGCCATGCGGCTGACCGGCGAGATAGACCGGTCGGCGCTGCGGGAGGTGGGCGAGCTGCCGGTGCACCGCGGCACCGAACGCCAGCTGGACCTGCTGGACTCCATCGACCGCCGGGTGCGCGGCGCCGCGCACGGGGTCGACCACCGGCTGATGCTGGCGCACTACGACGAACTGCTGGTGGTCGACACCCTGGCCGGAAGCGGCTACTGCTACCGGGACGGCGGGACGGTCAAACTGCTGGCCGCCACCTCCCGCCGGCTGGCGGCCCGGCTGCTGCGCGAGGCGCTGGCCCGGGTGCCGCAGGGCGCCCGGGCCAAGGTGGAGCACGCCACCGCGGAGCAGGAGTGGGCGGTGGACGTCGGCCTGGACCTCGGGCTGACCCTGGAGAACGCCGGCTATCTGGCGCTGCGCGGGATGCGCCCGCCGACCGCCTACCTGCCCAGCGGCGCCTTCTTGTGA
- a CDS encoding carbohydrate kinase family protein: MRIAVAASIATDHLMTFPGRFADQLVPEQLHTVSLSFLVDSLEIRRGGVGPNIAFGMGLLGLRPVLVGAAGADFAEYRSWLQRHNVDTDSVHISETRHTARFMCTTDEDHNQIASFYTGAMAEARNIELQPVAERVGGLDLVLIGADDPQAMVRHTQECRTRGYAFAADPSQQLARLDGDDIRELVDGAAYLFTNEYEAALIESKTGWSGEEILTRVGTRVTTLGAKGVRIQRQGEPDLTVPCPPELVKADPTGVGDGFRAGFVAGLAWGLGLERAAQIGCMLATLVIETVGTQEYELRTGHFLERFGAAYGEPAAAELSAKLG; the protein is encoded by the coding sequence GTGCGCATCGCCGTCGCCGCCTCGATCGCCACCGATCATCTGATGACCTTCCCGGGTCGGTTCGCCGACCAGCTGGTCCCGGAGCAGCTGCACACCGTCTCACTCTCGTTCCTGGTCGACTCGCTGGAGATCCGCCGCGGCGGCGTCGGGCCGAACATCGCCTTCGGCATGGGCCTGCTGGGCCTGCGGCCGGTCCTGGTCGGCGCGGCCGGCGCCGACTTCGCCGAGTACCGCTCCTGGCTGCAGCGGCACAACGTGGACACCGACTCGGTGCACATCTCCGAGACCCGGCACACCGCGCGCTTCATGTGCACCACCGACGAGGACCACAACCAGATCGCGTCCTTCTACACCGGCGCGATGGCCGAGGCCCGCAACATCGAGCTGCAGCCGGTCGCCGAGCGGGTCGGCGGGCTCGACCTGGTGCTGATCGGCGCCGACGACCCGCAGGCGATGGTGCGCCACACCCAGGAGTGCCGCACCCGCGGCTACGCCTTCGCCGCCGACCCCTCGCAGCAGCTGGCCCGGCTGGACGGCGACGACATCCGCGAGCTGGTGGACGGTGCCGCTTACCTGTTCACCAACGAGTACGAGGCCGCGCTGATCGAGTCCAAGACCGGCTGGAGCGGCGAGGAGATCCTGACCCGGGTCGGCACCCGGGTCACCACGCTGGGTGCCAAGGGCGTGCGGATCCAGCGCCAGGGCGAGCCGGACCTCACCGTGCCGTGCCCGCCGGAGCTGGTCAAGGCCGACCCGACCGGGGTCGGCGACGGCTTCCGGGCCGGCTTCGTGGCCGGCCTCGCCTGGGGCCTGGGCCTGGAGCGGGCCGCCCAGATCGGCTGCATGCTGGCCACCCTGGTGATCGAGACCGTCGGCACCCAGGAGTACGAGCTGCGCACCGGCCACTTCCTGGAGCGCTTCGGCGCCGCCTACGGCGAGCCGGCCGCCGCCGAGCTGTCGGCCAAGCTCGGCTAG
- the ctaD gene encoding aa3-type cytochrome oxidase subunit I, with translation MTLLNEPAAAGGAGGTVAAGKVKRPRTPGATIIKWLTTTDHKTIGTLYLGTSFAFFLIGGILALVMRAELARPGTQILSNEQFNQAFTMHGTIMLLMFATPLFAGFANWIMPLQIGAPDVAFPRLNMFAYWLYLFGSLIAVGGFLTPQGAADFGWFAYSPLSDAVRSPGVGADMWIMGLAFSGFGTILGAVNFITTIICMRAPGMTMFRMSIFVWNVLLTAVLVLLAFPVLAAALFALEADRKFGAHVFDPANGGALLWQHLFWFFGHPEVYIIALPFFGIVSEIIPVFSRKPMFGYSGLIAATIGIAGLSVTVWAHHMYVTGQVLLPFFSFMTFLIAVPTGVKFFNWVGTMWKGSLSFETPMLWTVGFLVTFLFGGLTGVLLASPPIDFHVSDSYFVVAHFHYVVFGTVVFAMFAGFHFWWPKMTGKMLDERLGKITFWTLFIGFHATFLVQHWLGAEGMPRRYADYLASDGFTTLNTVSTIGSFLLGMSILPFLYNVWKTAKYGEKVEVDDPWGYGRSLEWATSCPPPRHNFLTLPRIRSESPAFDLHHPDIAQLDYLELHGHTAKHLEGVIPAEYDKPGKKEGGA, from the coding sequence GTGACCCTCCTCAACGAACCCGCCGCGGCCGGCGGGGCCGGGGGCACCGTCGCGGCGGGCAAGGTCAAGCGCCCCCGTACGCCCGGCGCCACCATCATCAAGTGGCTGACAACCACCGACCACAAGACGATCGGCACGCTGTACCTCGGTACCTCGTTCGCGTTCTTCCTGATCGGTGGCATCCTGGCGCTGGTGATGCGCGCAGAGCTGGCTCGTCCCGGGACTCAGATCCTGTCGAACGAGCAGTTCAACCAGGCCTTCACCATGCACGGCACGATCATGCTGCTGATGTTCGCCACCCCGCTCTTCGCGGGCTTCGCGAACTGGATCATGCCGCTCCAGATCGGTGCGCCCGACGTCGCGTTCCCGCGGCTGAACATGTTCGCCTACTGGCTCTACCTGTTCGGCTCGCTGATCGCGGTCGGCGGCTTCCTCACCCCGCAGGGTGCGGCCGACTTCGGTTGGTTCGCCTACTCGCCGCTGTCGGACGCGGTCCGCTCGCCGGGTGTCGGCGCCGACATGTGGATCATGGGTCTGGCCTTCTCCGGCTTCGGCACCATCCTCGGTGCGGTCAACTTCATCACCACCATCATCTGCATGCGCGCCCCCGGCATGACGATGTTCCGGATGTCGATCTTCGTCTGGAACGTCCTGCTGACCGCCGTGCTGGTGCTGCTGGCCTTCCCGGTGCTCGCCGCCGCGTTGTTCGCCCTGGAGGCGGACCGCAAATTCGGGGCACACGTATTCGATCCGGCCAACGGTGGAGCCTTGCTGTGGCAACACCTGTTCTGGTTCTTCGGTCACCCTGAGGTGTACATCATCGCGCTGCCGTTCTTCGGCATCGTGTCGGAGATCATCCCGGTCTTCAGCCGCAAGCCGATGTTCGGCTACTCCGGCCTGATCGCCGCGACCATCGGCATCGCCGGCCTCTCGGTGACGGTGTGGGCGCACCACATGTACGTCACCGGCCAGGTGCTGCTGCCGTTCTTCTCCTTCATGACCTTCCTGATCGCGGTCCCGACCGGTGTGAAGTTCTTCAACTGGGTCGGCACCATGTGGAAGGGCTCGCTGAGCTTCGAGACCCCGATGCTCTGGACGGTCGGCTTCCTGGTCACCTTCCTCTTCGGTGGTCTGACCGGTGTGCTGCTCGCCTCGCCGCCGATCGACTTCCACGTCTCGGACTCGTACTTCGTCGTCGCCCACTTCCACTACGTGGTCTTCGGCACCGTCGTCTTCGCGATGTTCGCCGGCTTCCACTTCTGGTGGCCGAAGATGACCGGCAAGATGCTGGACGAGCGCCTCGGCAAGATCACCTTCTGGACGCTGTTCATCGGCTTCCACGCCACCTTCCTGGTGCAGCACTGGCTCGGCGCCGAGGGCATGCCCCGCCGCTACGCCGACTACCTGGCCTCGGACGGCTTCACCACGCTGAACACCGTCTCGACCATCGGTTCGTTCCTGCTCGGCATGTCGATCCTGCCGTTCCTCTACAACGTCTGGAAGACCGCCAAGTACGGCGAGAAGGTCGAGGTCGACGACCCGTGGGGTTACGGCCGCTCGCTGGAGTGGGCGACCTCCTGCCCGCCGCCGCGGCACAACTTCCTCACGCTGCCGCGGATCCGCTCCGAATCCCCGGCGTTCGACCTGCACCACCCGGACATCGCCCAGCTGGACTACCTGGAGCTGCACGGCCACACGGCCAAGCACCTGGAGGGCGTCATTCCGGCCGAGTACGACAAGCCGGGCAAGAAGGAGGGCGGTGCCTGA
- the ctaC gene encoding aa3-type cytochrome oxidase subunit II has translation MSPNGSDRSPRRTMRRKLPQALALGLVIATATGCSSNDLPRLGMPSPVTSTGHLVLQMWQGSWIAALAVGVLMWGLILWSVIFHRRSRTGIEIPPQTRYNVPIEALYTAVPIVIVSVLFYFVARDEAKLTSVSAKPQHYVNVVGFQWSWAFNYENTENPDPNSQTAAYDVGTPKDVPVLWLPVNESVQFRLTSRDVIHDFWPVNFLMKMDVIPGVVNKFEVTPTQIGEFDGKCAELCGVDHSRMLFKVKVVSHDDYVKHLQDLRALGQAGAVPSGITSMGSEEK, from the coding sequence GTGAGTCCCAACGGCTCCGACCGCTCGCCGCGGCGCACGATGCGGCGGAAGCTGCCTCAGGCGCTGGCACTGGGCCTCGTCATCGCGACCGCTACTGGCTGCTCGTCCAACGACCTGCCCAGGCTTGGCATGCCGAGCCCCGTCACCTCCACTGGGCACCTCGTCCTTCAGATGTGGCAGGGGTCCTGGATCGCGGCGCTGGCAGTCGGCGTACTGATGTGGGGTCTGATCCTCTGGAGCGTGATCTTCCACCGGCGCAGCCGCACCGGTATCGAGATCCCGCCGCAGACCCGGTACAACGTGCCGATCGAGGCGCTGTACACCGCGGTCCCCATCGTCATCGTCTCGGTCCTCTTCTACTTCGTCGCCCGCGACGAGGCGAAGCTGACCTCGGTCTCCGCCAAGCCGCAGCACTACGTCAACGTGGTGGGCTTCCAGTGGAGCTGGGCGTTCAACTACGAGAACACCGAGAACCCTGACCCCAACAGCCAGACCGCCGCTTACGACGTGGGCACCCCCAAGGACGTGCCCGTGCTCTGGCTGCCCGTCAACGAGTCGGTGCAGTTCCGGCTGACCTCCCGCGATGTGATCCACGACTTCTGGCCCGTCAACTTCCTCATGAAGATGGACGTCATCCCGGGCGTGGTGAACAAGTTCGAGGTCACCCCGACCCAGATCGGCGAGTTCGACGGGAAGTGCGCGGAGCTCTGCGGCGTGGACCACTCCCGGATGCTCTTCAAGGTGAAGGTCGTTTCGCACGACGACTACGTGAAGCACCTGCAGGACCTGCGCGCCCTGGGCCAGGCCGGCGCGGTGCCCTCGGGTATCACGAGCATGGGAAGTGAAGAGAAGTGA
- the erpA gene encoding iron-sulfur cluster insertion protein ErpA, giving the protein MTVQDETTVESGLLLTDAAAAKVKALLDQEGRDDLALRVAVQPGGCSGLRYQLFFDERSLDGDVVKEFGGVKVVTDRMSAPYLGGATVDFVDTIEKQGFTIDNPNATGSCACGDSFS; this is encoded by the coding sequence ATGACCGTCCAGGACGAGACCACCGTCGAGAGTGGTCTGCTCCTTACCGATGCCGCTGCGGCCAAGGTGAAGGCCCTGCTGGACCAGGAAGGCCGCGACGACCTCGCGCTGCGCGTCGCCGTGCAGCCGGGCGGCTGCTCGGGCCTGCGGTACCAGCTCTTCTTCGACGAGCGCTCGCTCGACGGCGACGTCGTCAAGGAGTTCGGTGGCGTCAAGGTCGTCACCGACCGGATGAGCGCCCCTTACCTCGGCGGTGCCACGGTCGACTTCGTCGACACCATCGAGAAGCAGGGCTTCACCATCGACAACCCGAACGCCACCGGCTCCTGCGCCTGCGGCGACTCGTTCAGCTAA
- a CDS encoding GntR family transcriptional regulator encodes MQLSIDHAGPTPPYEQLRAQIAEQARAGALPAGLKLPTVRALAEQLGLAANTVARAYRELEADGVVETHGRRGTLVAAVGDTAHRLASTAANEYAERVHRLGLDRDEAQAAVTGALDLVYGGLGRS; translated from the coding sequence GTGCAGCTGAGCATCGACCACGCCGGCCCCACTCCCCCGTACGAGCAGTTGCGCGCGCAGATCGCCGAGCAGGCCAGGGCCGGCGCGCTGCCGGCCGGGCTGAAGCTCCCCACCGTGCGGGCGCTGGCCGAGCAACTGGGCCTGGCGGCCAACACGGTGGCCCGCGCCTACCGGGAGTTGGAGGCGGACGGCGTGGTGGAGACCCACGGCCGGCGCGGCACCCTGGTGGCCGCGGTGGGCGACACCGCGCACCGGCTGGCCAGCACGGCGGCCAACGAGTACGCCGAGCGGGTGCACCGCCTGGGCCTGGACCGCGACGAGGCCCAGGCGGCCGTCACCGGCGCACTGGACCTCGTCTACGGGGGGCTGGGGCGCTCCTAG